TCCGAGGTCGCGGCGCAGGTCCTCACCGCGGTAGCGCTGGTGCGGTGCCACCTCGCGCAGGGCGGCGCGGGTGCGGTGGAGGAGTTCGGCCACGGTCGTGCCGGAGTCCACGGACACCCGCAGCGGCAGCACGTTGGCGGCCATGCCGGGCGCCCGGCGGGCTCGCTCGCTGGTCCTGGCGGTGAGCGGGAGGCCGACCACGAGGTCGGTGAGCCCGGTCATCCGGTGCAGGTACGCGAGGGTGGCGGCGATGACGATCCGGGACCTGGCGACGCCGATGCGCTCGGCGACCTCGGTCAGATCGCGCTGCACGTCCTGCGGCAGCCGGGCGGTGCGGCGGATGAAGTCGGGGGTGGGCCGCAGCGGACGGGGCGAGAGGGCGACCGGCTCCGGGTGGCCGTCGTACTGCGCCCGCCAGAACGCCCGGTCCTGCGCGAAGGACTCCGAGTCGCGGTAGGCGAAGTCCTCGTCCAGCAGGGTGCGCACGGACGCGAAGGAGACCGGCTCGGGGGCCTGCCCGGCGGCCAGTGCGGTGTAGACGTGCGCGACCCGGCGGACGAGCAGGGCGGCGCCGACGCCGTCGAGCAGGATGTGGTGGTAGGCGTGGTACCAGAACCAGCGGTCCGGTGAGACCCGGAACAGGGCGTAGGTGAACAACGGGGAGCGGGTCAGGTCGATCTTCCGGCGCAGATCGCGGCCCATCCACTCCTCCGCCGCCTGCCGGGGGTCGGCGGCGTCGGAGACGTCGATGACCTCCAGGTGCCATTCCGGCTGCGGCCCGACCGTCTGCCGGGGGCCGTCATCGGTCTCCAGGAACCGGATGTGCAGGGCGTCCGCCTCGGTGACCACCTGCCGCAGGGCCTGTTCGAACAGGCCCGGTGCGACGGCACCGTGAATCTCCAGATATTCGGCGGCCCGGAAGATGGGGCTGTCCGGGTCCACCTGCTGGGCGAACCAGACCCCTGCCTGCGCACCGGTCAGAGGGAGCATCTGCTCGCCGTCAGCGAAAGACTGAGATCGGTCCATGACTCCTCGCCCACTCACCCAAGAATGCGCGGGCCCCGGAAAAGGAGGATTTCCCTTCCGGAATCGCCGTCACTTCCCGGACGGATAAGGGGAAGTGAATTCTGTGCCGCTGTCGGCCCGCTCGCTCGGCGGGACACTATCCGGGCCAGGAACGCCTCACCTGGACAGTCGCTGGACGAACAGCTGCCCCTTTCCGTGCGGACACGGGATGTGCGAGAAGAATGGCGGGGACCACTGGACAACCACGCGGCAGCAGCACGATCCGCTCGGTCCCACCGTCCGACCGCTGCCCCGGCATCAGGAGAGCTGCTATGTCAACCGCCCTGCCGGTGAGCCATGAATTCACCGGTCTCGCCCTCGAGGAACGCGATCGCATACTGGCCCGGGTCGAACGCCGCCTCGAAGAATTCCTCGCGCAGGAGCGCCGCTCGTGGGCGGCGCTCAATCCTGACGCCGTCGAACTCGTCGACTGTGTCGCCGAGATGGTCGGCAGCGGGGGAAAGCGGCTGCGGCCGTCCTTCTGCGTCGCCGGCTATCTCGCCGGCGGCGGTGACCCGGAGGCGCGCGAGATCGTCGATGTGGCCGCCGCCCTGGAGCTGCTGCACAGCTTCGCGCTGCTGCACGACGACGTCATGGACGACGCCGAACTCCGCAGGAGCAGGCCGACCGCCCATATGACGCACGCCGCGCTGCACAAGGAGCGCGGCTGGCGCGGGGAGGGCCGCCGGTACGGCGAGAGCGTCGCCGTGCTCGCCGGTGATCTGGCCCTGGTCTACGCCGAGCGGCTGCTGGCCGGCCTGCCGGACCCGGTCCGGCAGATCTGGGGCGAGCTGTGCACGGAGCTGATGATCGGCCAGTTCCTGGACGTCCGGGCGGCCGCCCAGTTCGTGCCCGATCCCGAACTCTCCAGCTGGATCGCGCTGTTCAAGTCCGGCCGCTACACCGTCCAGCGTCCGCTGGCGATGGGAGCCCGGCTCGCGGGCGCCGAGGACATGCTGGAGCCGTTCGACGCCTATGGGCTCGCGGTCGGCGAGGCGTTCCAGCTGCGCGACGACCTGCTGGACGCCTTCGGCAGTTCTGCGGTCACCGGGAAGCCCGCCCGGCTGGACTTCAAGCAGCACAAGATGACGCTGCTGATGTCGGTCGCGCTGCGTACCTCGCCGGAGGTCCGGGACCTGGTCGGCGACGACCTCGCCGCCGCCGATCCGGACACGCTCCACGATCTGCTGCTGCGGACGGGGGTGCGGGACGAGGTCGAGAGCGTCATCGAGGAGCGGCTCGGCACCGCGCGCGACGCCGTGCGGCGGGCCGTAGAGCCCCAGTGGGCGGACGCGCTGGTGCGGATGGCGGAGCAGGCCGTGCACCGCGACACGTAGCCGCCCGGCAACGGGGTGACGCAGAACGGGGGAAGCCCGGTGGTCCTCGGCCACCGGGCTTCCCCCTTCGGTCCTGCCGCGTCCTGGTGTCAGTCGGACATGGCCACCAGGATGCGCCGCTCGCCGGTGTAGGTGCGCCGGCCGTGGGCGGCGGCGACATTGTCGACCAGGAGCAGATCGCCGACCTGCCAGTGCACATCGACGGCCAGCCGCATCCCGGTCTCCTGGATGTGGTGGATGTACTCCGCGGGGATCGGCGAGCCGTCCGCGAAGACCGCGTACTGCGGCAGTTCGTCCTCGGGCAGCACGTTCGCCAGGGCGGCCGCGTCGTCGCCGAGTCCCGCGGGGTGGAACTGGTCGGCCTGGTTGAACCACACCCGGTCACCGGTGACGGGGTGTTCGAGGGTGGCCTGCCGGAGCAGGCTCACCCGCAGCGAGCCGTCGTCCCGCCATGTCCAGTCGGCCCCCGTACCGTCGAGGAAGGCCTCGGCCGCCGCGCGGTCGTCCGTTTCGAAGGTCGCCTGCCAGCTCTTGCCGAACCCGACGCCGTCGTGGAGGTTCTGGGTGTACCGGACCCCGCCGGCGAACGCGTCGCGGACCTCGGGGTCGAGGGAGTCCAGCCAGAGCCGGCCGTCGAGGAGGGGCGTGGCGCCGCCGGTCGCCGCCGCCACCTCGCAGTGGAAGAGGATCCGCGTGGGCCAGGAGGCGGCGTACGACATCTCGTTGTGCATGGAGATCTCGTACGCGGCGGGGTACTCCGTCGAGGTGTACACGTTCTGTCCCACCTTGGTCCGGGGGGAGTTGCCGTGCACATAGGCCAGCCGGCGGGGCAGCAGCAGGTCGGCCATCTCGTCGTAGCCGCCGGGTGCGCTCGCGAAGCCCCGGAAGAGCACCGCCTTCTCGCGGACGAGGAGCGCGCCGAGGTCCGTGCCCTCCAGGTACTCCCGCAGGCCGCGCGGGCTGGCCTCCACACCGGCGGTGCCGGGTTCGACCACGGCGGGCCGCCAGCTCGGTTCCGTGTTCATCGATGTTCCTCCGTGGGGTCGGTCCGGTCCGGCGCGGTGCCGAAGCGGGGGGCGCGGCGTTCGCGGAAGGCGGCCACCGCCTCCTGTACGTCCGGGGACTTGGCGGCGGCCACCTGGACCGACGCCTCGGCCCGCAGGGCGACCTCCAGCGAGGGGGCGTCGGTGTTGGCCTGCAGGATGTGCTTGGTCAGCCGCAGCGACACGGGGCTGTTGTCCGCGATCTGCTCCGCGGTGTCCAGGGCGGTCGCCCTCAGGTCCCCGGCCGGGCTCACCCGGTTCGCGACACCGCGCCTGAGCGCCTCGTCGGCGTCCACGAACCGGCCGGTGAGCAGCATGTCGGAGGCGAATCCGAGCCCGGCGATCCGGGGCAGCAGCCACGACGCGCCCATGTCGCCGCCGGACAGGCCCATGCGGACGAACGCGGCGCGCAGCCGGGCCCGTTCGGAGAGCACCCTCAGGTCCGCGGCCAGGGCCAGCGAGAGCCCCGCGCCGGCCGCCACTCCGTCGACCGCGGCGATCACCGTCTGCGGCAGGTCGCACAGCGCCGAGATCACCCGCGACTGCCGGTCCAGCAGCGCCATCAGGGCCGACGGCTCCAGCGAGGCGACCCGGCCCACCTCGTCGATGTCGTACCCGGAGGAGAAGGTCTCCCCCTCCCCCGTCAGGACGAGGACCCGGGCCGAGCGGTCCTCGCGGAGCGCGGCGCACAGGTCGCCGAGGGCACCGAAGACCTCCTCGGTCAGGGCGTTCCTGCGGTGCGGACGGTTCACGGCGGCCTGTACGACCCCGGGGCGCGGGCGGGTCACCAGGACGACGGGTTCGCTCGCCTCGTAGGGCATGGGGCGGTTCACACTCCGATCGGGGTTCCTCATGCGAGCCGGCGGCTCACGAATTCCAGCGACGAGGGCAGCGCACGGCTCACGAACTCCCAGTCGTGGCCGCCCTCCCGCTCGTGGTAGTCCACCGGCCAGCCGCGCCCGCGCAGGGCGTCGCGCACCCTCCGGTTCATCCGGATCATGCGGTCGTGGTCGCCGGTGCCGATGTCCAGGTGGAGGGCGGGGGGCGGCAGCGGGCTGTCGGCCCCGATCAGCCGGTAGGGGTCGTAGCGGCGCCGGGTCGGGCTGCCCGGCGGGCCCCAGACCCGTTCGTGGGCGTCGACGGTCGGCATGACGAAGCCGGGGTCCAGGCGGTGCTCGGCGTAGGGGTCGCCGATCCGGCGGGGGGCCTCGAAGGCGCCCGCGTGGGAGGCCACCGCGGCGAACAGGCCGCGGTGGCGCAGCGCCAGGAACAGCGCGGTCGCGCCGCCCATGGAGAAGCCGCCGATCGCCCGTCCGGAGCGGCCCGCGAGGGTGTTGTAGTGGGCGTCGACGGCCGGCACGAGGTCCTGGACCAGGTAGTCCTCGTAGCGCAGTCCCGCGTGGTCGTTGACGAACCAGCGCCGGCCGCTCTCCGGCAGGACGACGATCAGCCGGCTGTCCTCCAGGGCCGCCAGCAGGCCGGTGTGTTCGAGCCAGGTGTTCTTGCCGCCGCCGTAGCCGTGCAGCAGGTAGAGCACGGGGTGGCCGGGGCCGTCTTCCGCGTACCGGCCCGGCAGGAGGACGTTGACGCGTTTGTCCCGGCCCAGTGCCGTGCTGGGCCAGCGCGGGGTCAGGACGCGGGCGGGCACGGCACTCCCCCGTCCGGTGCGTCCGTACGGCCCGCTGCCAGGGCGCGGCGGTCCACCTTCCCCGTCGAGGTGCGCGGGAAGGCGCCGAGGACGTGGAAGGCCGCCGGGACCATGTAGCGGGGCAGCCCCTCCAGACAGTGGCGGCGCAGTTCGGCGGGGTCGGGGGCACGGCCGGCCGCCGGCGTCAGGTAGGCCTCCAGCCGGGCGCCGTCCAGGTCGTCGGGCACGGCGATACAGGCGGCCTCGTGCACCTCGGGGCGTTCCAGCAGCCGGGCCTCGATCTCCTCCGGCTCGATGCGGTAGCCGCGCACCTTGACCATGTGATCGCGGCGGCCGAGGAAGGTGTAGCCCTGCCGGCCATCGGATCTGACGAGGTCCCCGGTGCGGTGGACGGGCACGGTGCCCGGTTCCGCGCGGGCCGGTGTGCCCCGGTAGCCGAGCATCACCGAGTCGCCGGTGATGCAGAGTTCGCCCTCGGCTCCCGGCGCGTCGTCGATGCGGCGGCCGTCCCCGTCGAGGAGGTACGCCCCCGCGTACGGGCAGGGGCGTCCGATCGGGGGCGGAGCGGTTCTGCCGGGTGCCAGGTCGTCGTCGGTGACCTGGTGGTAGGTGCAGACGTTCGTCTCGGTGGGCCCGTAGAGGTTGAACAGGTCCGCCCGGGGAAGCGTGGTGCGCAGCCGTCTGAGGTGCTTGAGGACGAAGGGTTCACCGGCGAAGAGCACGGTCCGCAGCCGGGAGGACGCCAGCAGGTCCCGGTTCCTGGCGTCGAGCATCCGGATCAGCGCGCCGGGCACCGAGTACCAGACGGTGATCCGCTCCTCGGCGACCAGCCGGTTGAGGGCGACCCCGAGAGCCTTCTGGTTCTCGGGGACGAGCACCAGACAGGCCCCGGCGCCGACGGCGGCGAAGAGGTCGAAGACCGACAGGTCGAAGTGGAACGGCGCGTGGGAGGCGATCCGGTCGTCGGCGGTGAGTCCGAAGGCGGTGACGGCCCAGTCGACGAAGGCCAGGGCGTTGCGGTGGGAGAGCATGACGCCCTTGGGCACTCCGGTGGAGCCGGAGGTGTAGAGCACATAGGCGAGGTCGTCCGGGTCCGCGGTCACCGGGGCGAAGCCGTCGGGCACCGCCCGACCGGTGGCCGTCCGCCAGGCGGTACGGCCGGAAGCGGGCGGTTGCTCCGGCTCGCCCGTCACCACCACGAGGCGGGGGCCGAGCCGCGCCGTGTCGCCGCCCTCGTCGAGCAGGGCGAGCCGTCCCTCGTCGGTGACCAGGGCGCTGACCGCGCAGTCCCCGAGGATGTAGGCCGCCCGCGCGGTCGGCGCCGCCGGGTCGACGGGGACATAGGCGGCGCCGCACTTGAGCACCGCGTGCAGGGCCACCACCGCCTCGACGGACTTGCCCAGCCACAGGCCGACCCGGTCCCCCGGTTGCACGCCGGCTTCTCGCAGGGTGGCGGCGAGCGCGCCACTGACCCGGTCCAGCTCCGCGTAGGTCAGTGCGTGGCCGCGATGGCGGACCGCTTCGGCGTCGGGCCGGGCGGCGGCGTGGTGGAGCAGTGCGTCAACGAGCGTCGCCACGGCGGCCGCCTCCTGTCCCTTCGGGCGTGCGGCGGCGGGCCTTGACGGTGATGCCCAGCTTGTCCGCCATGACCTTGCGCTGCATGTCCGAGGTGCCCGAGGAGATCCGGGTGCCGAGAGCGTCCCGGAGGTTGCGTTCGACATCGGTGTCCGTGGTGTAGCCGAGGCCGCCGAACACCTGCAGGGCATCGAGGAAGGTCTGCACGGCCGACTCGCTGGTGCTCAGTTGCGCCGCCTCCGGGAACACCGAGGAGGCGTCGTCCTCCGTCAGGCTCCAGGCCGCCCGGTAGGTGAGCAGCTTGGCCGCCTCCAGCCGGACCTGCATGTCGACGATGCGGTGGGACACCGCCTGGAAGCGGCCGATGTTCGTCCCGAACTGCACCCGGCTCCGGGCGTATTGGGCGCACTGGTCGATCTGGCGCTGCATGGTGCCCAGCAGCGGGGCCAGGATCAGCGAACGCTCCCAGGCCATCGCGGTGGAGAGGATCTTCGAGCCCTGTTTCTCGGCGCCCAGACGACGGGTGGCCGGGACGCGGCAGCCGGTGAGGGTGACCTCGCCCCAGGGCGCGGTGCGCAGTCCGGCCTTCTCGAAGCGGGTCTCCACGGTGACGCCGTCCAGGTCGCGGTCGACCAGGAAGGCGGTGACACCGGTGAAGCCCAGGTCCGCGTTGAGGGTGGCGTAGACGATGAAGACGTCGGCGAGGGGGGCGTTGGTGATGAACCGCTTGGTGCCGTCGAGCACGTAGTGATCGCCCTCGCGCCGGGCGCGGGTGGTCAGGGACAGCGCGTCGGACCCCGCCTCGCCCTCGGTGATCGCATGGGCGCCGACCGCCCGGCCGTCCACCAGAGCGGGCAGGTAGTGGCGCTTCTGCTCCTCGGTGCCGAATGCCAGGAGCGGCAGCTCCATGGCCCAGATGTGGGCGCCGACGGCGATCAGCAGACCGTTGTCCCGGCAGCCGCGCCCGAGCCCCTCCAGCGCCAGGGCGCAGCTGAGCGGGTCCAGGCCGAGCCCGCCGTACTCCTCCGGCACGGCGAGCGCGAACACCCCGGCGTCGGCGCAGCGCTGCCAGTCGCCGGGCTGGAGCCGCTGGGTCCGGTCGCGCTCCTCCAGCTCCGCGCCCAGGCCGGTCGCGCCGAGGGCGCACAGCTTCTCGGCGAGCGCGCGCTGTTCGCCGGTGGGGCTCAGGTTCATGACGTCACACCGACGGGGCCGGGGTCCGGCAGGGCCGCCAGCGACGCGGCGATGTGCTCGTCGGAGACCGCGTGGTCCTCCAGGTCACCGGCGAGGTACTGGTCGTAGGCGGACAGGTCGAGCAGTCCGTGGCCGCTGACGTTGAAGAGGATCACCTTGGGCGAGCGCTCCTCGCGGGCCTTGACGGCCTCGTCGATGGCGGCCTTGACGGCGTGGGCCGACTCGGGGGCGGGCACGACGTTCTCCGTGCGGGCGAAGAAGGCCCCGGCCTCGAACACCGGCTTCTGGCGGTAGGCCACCGCTTCCATCAGCCCCTGGTCGTACAGGGCGCTGACGAGCGGTGCGGCACCGTGGTAGCGCAGGCCGCCGGCGTGGACGCCGGGGGCGACGAAGGTGTGCCCCAGGGTGTACATCTTCGTCATCGGGGTGGTGCCCGAGATGTCGTTGTAGTCCCAGGCGTAGCGGCCCTTGGTGAGCTTGGGGCACGCTTCGGGCTCGACGGCGACCAGCCGGGTGTCCGCGCCGGAACGCAGCTTCTCCCGGTGGAAGGGGAAGGCGAGTCCGGCGAAGTTGCTGCCCGCGCCCATGGACGCGATGACGACGTCGGGGAACTCGCCGGCCGCCTTCATCTGCCGCAGCGCCTCTTCACCGATGACGGTCTGGTGGAGCAGCACATGGTTCTCACCGCTGCCGACGCAGAACCGGCCGTTGGCGACGGTCTGGGCGTACTCCAGGGCCTCGGCGTTGGCGATCGACACGCTGCCGGCGCTGTCCGGGGAGTCCGCGAGCAGTTTCCGGCCGGCTTGCGTGGTACCGCCGGGGCTGGGGATGACGCGGGCGCCGTTGAGTTCCATCAGCACCCGGCGGTAGGGCTTCTGGGCGTGACTGAGGCGCACCATGAAGACGGTGCAGTCGAGGCCGAGCGCATGGCAGGCCATGGACAGGGCGCTGCCCCACTGTCCGGCGCCGGTGCCGGTGGTCAGGTGCTCGACACCGGCCTTCTTGTAGTAATACGCCTGTGCCAGCGCGGAGTTGAGCTTGTGGCTGCCTGAGGCGTTGGCGCCCTCGTACTTGTAGTAGAGGTGGGCCGGCGTCTCCAGGGCCTGTTCCAGCCGGCGCGCGCGGATCAGCGGGGTGGGGCGCCAGGTCTGGTACTGCTCGCGCACTTCGGCGGGGATCTCCACGAACCGCTGCCGTCCGACGCTGCCGCGGTAGAGGGAGAGCGGGATGTTGGGCGCCAGCTTCCCCGACCGGGCCTCGTCCGTGGCGGGGCGGGCGCGCCGTACGTCGGCGGGTACGTCGAGGTCGGCGAGGATGTTGTACCAGTGGGTGGGTACGTCGTCCTCGTCCATCAGGTACTGGTTACGGGTCGCCTTCATACCGCCCTCGCCGCCTCGGTCGTCTGCGCGTGCTGCCGGATGAGGCCGATGAGGTCGCCGACGGTCTCCAGATCGGCCTCCATGACGTCCTCGTCCTCGATATGGCCGCCGAACTCCTCCTCGACCGCGAGGAGGAGCTGCAGCAGATTGAGGG
This portion of the Streptomyces caniferus genome encodes:
- a CDS encoding phosphopantetheine-binding protein, encoding MNGHDDMANRARKIMVDVLDLRLSPEEIGDGISLYSPMIQLDSLNLLQLLLAVEEEFGGHIEDEDVMEADLETVGDLIGLIRQHAQTTEAARAV
- a CDS encoding TauD/TfdA family dioxygenase, whose amino-acid sequence is MNTEPSWRPAVVEPGTAGVEASPRGLREYLEGTDLGALLVREKAVLFRGFASAPGGYDEMADLLLPRRLAYVHGNSPRTKVGQNVYTSTEYPAAYEISMHNEMSYAASWPTRILFHCEVAAATGGATPLLDGRLWLDSLDPEVRDAFAGGVRYTQNLHDGVGFGKSWQATFETDDRAAAEAFLDGTGADWTWRDDGSLRVSLLRQATLEHPVTGDRVWFNQADQFHPAGLGDDAAALANVLPEDELPQYAVFADGSPIPAEYIHHIQETGMRLAVDVHWQVGDLLLVDNVAAAHGRRTYTGERRILVAMSD
- a CDS encoding amino acid adenylation domain-containing protein, with protein sequence MATLVDALLHHAAARPDAEAVRHRGHALTYAELDRVSGALAATLREAGVQPGDRVGLWLGKSVEAVVALHAVLKCGAAYVPVDPAAPTARAAYILGDCAVSALVTDEGRLALLDEGGDTARLGPRLVVVTGEPEQPPASGRTAWRTATGRAVPDGFAPVTADPDDLAYVLYTSGSTGVPKGVMLSHRNALAFVDWAVTAFGLTADDRIASHAPFHFDLSVFDLFAAVGAGACLVLVPENQKALGVALNRLVAEERITVWYSVPGALIRMLDARNRDLLASSRLRTVLFAGEPFVLKHLRRLRTTLPRADLFNLYGPTETNVCTYHQVTDDDLAPGRTAPPPIGRPCPYAGAYLLDGDGRRIDDAPGAEGELCITGDSVMLGYRGTPARAEPGTVPVHRTGDLVRSDGRQGYTFLGRRDHMVKVRGYRIEPEEIEARLLERPEVHEAACIAVPDDLDGARLEAYLTPAAGRAPDPAELRRHCLEGLPRYMVPAAFHVLGAFPRTSTGKVDRRALAAGRTDAPDGGVPCPPAS
- a CDS encoding polyprenyl synthetase family protein, with the translated sequence MSTALPVSHEFTGLALEERDRILARVERRLEEFLAQERRSWAALNPDAVELVDCVAEMVGSGGKRLRPSFCVAGYLAGGGDPEAREIVDVAAALELLHSFALLHDDVMDDAELRRSRPTAHMTHAALHKERGWRGEGRRYGESVAVLAGDLALVYAERLLAGLPDPVRQIWGELCTELMIGQFLDVRAAAQFVPDPELSSWIALFKSGRYTVQRPLAMGARLAGAEDMLEPFDAYGLAVGEAFQLRDDLLDAFGSSAVTGKPARLDFKQHKMTLLMSVALRTSPEVRDLVGDDLAAADPDTLHDLLLRTGVRDEVESVIEERLGTARDAVRRAVEPQWADALVRMAEQAVHRDT
- a CDS encoding acyl-CoA dehydrogenase family protein, yielding MNLSPTGEQRALAEKLCALGATGLGAELEERDRTQRLQPGDWQRCADAGVFALAVPEEYGGLGLDPLSCALALEGLGRGCRDNGLLIAVGAHIWAMELPLLAFGTEEQKRHYLPALVDGRAVGAHAITEGEAGSDALSLTTRARREGDHYVLDGTKRFITNAPLADVFIVYATLNADLGFTGVTAFLVDRDLDGVTVETRFEKAGLRTAPWGEVTLTGCRVPATRRLGAEKQGSKILSTAMAWERSLILAPLLGTMQRQIDQCAQYARSRVQFGTNIGRFQAVSHRIVDMQVRLEAAKLLTYRAAWSLTEDDASSVFPEAAQLSTSESAVQTFLDALQVFGGLGYTTDTDVERNLRDALGTRISSGTSDMQRKVMADKLGITVKARRRTPEGTGGGRRGDAR
- a CDS encoding alpha/beta hydrolase: MPARVLTPRWPSTALGRDKRVNVLLPGRYAEDGPGHPVLYLLHGYGGGKNTWLEHTGLLAALEDSRLIVVLPESGRRWFVNDHAGLRYEDYLVQDLVPAVDAHYNTLAGRSGRAIGGFSMGGATALFLALRHRGLFAAVASHAGAFEAPRRIGDPYAEHRLDPGFVMPTVDAHERVWGPPGSPTRRRYDPYRLIGADSPLPPPALHLDIGTGDHDRMIRMNRRVRDALRGRGWPVDYHEREGGHDWEFVSRALPSSLEFVSRRLA
- a CDS encoding enoyl-CoA hydratase/isomerase family protein, giving the protein MNRPMPYEASEPVVLVTRPRPGVVQAAVNRPHRRNALTEEVFGALGDLCAALREDRSARVLVLTGEGETFSSGYDIDEVGRVASLEPSALMALLDRQSRVISALCDLPQTVIAAVDGVAAGAGLSLALAADLRVLSERARLRAAFVRMGLSGGDMGASWLLPRIAGLGFASDMLLTGRFVDADEALRRGVANRVSPAGDLRATALDTAEQIADNSPVSLRLTKHILQANTDAPSLEVALRAEASVQVAAAKSPDVQEAVAAFRERRAPRFGTAPDRTDPTEEHR
- a CDS encoding TrpB-like pyridoxal phosphate-dependent enzyme → MKATRNQYLMDEDDVPTHWYNILADLDVPADVRRARPATDEARSGKLAPNIPLSLYRGSVGRQRFVEIPAEVREQYQTWRPTPLIRARRLEQALETPAHLYYKYEGANASGSHKLNSALAQAYYYKKAGVEHLTTGTGAGQWGSALSMACHALGLDCTVFMVRLSHAQKPYRRVLMELNGARVIPSPGGTTQAGRKLLADSPDSAGSVSIANAEALEYAQTVANGRFCVGSGENHVLLHQTVIGEEALRQMKAAGEFPDVVIASMGAGSNFAGLAFPFHREKLRSGADTRLVAVEPEACPKLTKGRYAWDYNDISGTTPMTKMYTLGHTFVAPGVHAGGLRYHGAAPLVSALYDQGLMEAVAYRQKPVFEAGAFFARTENVVPAPESAHAVKAAIDEAVKAREERSPKVILFNVSGHGLLDLSAYDQYLAGDLEDHAVSDEHIAASLAALPDPGPVGVTS